The following coding sequences are from one Salvia hispanica cultivar TCC Black 2014 chromosome 3, UniMelb_Shisp_WGS_1.0, whole genome shotgun sequence window:
- the LOC125213961 gene encoding PLASMODESMATA CALLOSE-BINDING PROTEIN 3-like isoform X1 — protein sequence MTVFKVGLVFILALAGYSDASYCVCKSGVSDSVLQKNIDYACGNGADCAAIHQNGTCYNPNTVKDHCSYAVNSYYQKQGNAPSSCDYGGTVTVTSNPPNVSSSCVYPSGAK from the exons ATGACTGTTTTCAAGGTTGGTTTAGTGTTCATCTTAGCCTTGGCTGGCTATTCAG ATGCAAGTTACTGTGTCTGCAAGAGTGGTGTGAGTGACAGTGTTCTTCAGAAAAATATAGACTATGCTTGTGGAAATGGAGCTGATTGTGCAGCAATTCATCAAAATGGGACTTGCTATAACCCTAACACTGTTAAGGATCACTGCAGTTATGCTGTGAATAGCTATTATCAGAAGCAGGGAAATGCCCCATCCAGCTGTGATTATGGAGGGACTGTCACTGTCACTTCTAATCCTCCTA ATGTATCATCATCATGTGTCTATCCTTCTGGTGCTAAGTGA
- the LOC125213961 gene encoding PLASMODESMATA CALLOSE-BINDING PROTEIN 2-like isoform X2: protein MDASYCVCKSGVSDSVLQKNIDYACGNGADCAAIHQNGTCYNPNTVKDHCSYAVNSYYQKQGNAPSSCDYGGTVTVTSNPPNVSSSCVYPSGAK, encoded by the exons atgg ATGCAAGTTACTGTGTCTGCAAGAGTGGTGTGAGTGACAGTGTTCTTCAGAAAAATATAGACTATGCTTGTGGAAATGGAGCTGATTGTGCAGCAATTCATCAAAATGGGACTTGCTATAACCCTAACACTGTTAAGGATCACTGCAGTTATGCTGTGAATAGCTATTATCAGAAGCAGGGAAATGCCCCATCCAGCTGTGATTATGGAGGGACTGTCACTGTCACTTCTAATCCTCCTA ATGTATCATCATCATGTGTCTATCCTTCTGGTGCTAAGTGA